A portion of the Vreelandella subglaciescola genome contains these proteins:
- the htpX gene encoding protease HtpX: MMRIVLFLATNLAVLLVASITLRLLGVESYLTRQGLDFSSLLLFCFVFGMAGSIISLFISKWMAKRSTGTVVIETPSNATEQWLVDTVAELAGKAGIKTPEVGIFPAEQSNAFATGWNKDDALVAVSAGLLNRMRPEEVRAVLAHEIGHVANGDMVTLALIQGVVNTFVMFFARIVAHLVDQFLRSRSNGNGGLGFFGYFAVVIVAEIVFGIAASTIVAWFSRLREYRADEAGARLAGSDAMINALARLQAETQAPDQMPDTLRAMAITQGQTRSLMEKLLASHPPLDERIRALKEAAYRQ, from the coding sequence ATGATGCGAATCGTGCTGTTTCTTGCCACTAACCTGGCCGTGCTGCTGGTGGCCAGCATCACCCTGCGCCTGCTCGGCGTCGAGAGCTATCTCACCCGTCAGGGGCTTGATTTCTCGAGCCTGCTGCTTTTCTGCTTTGTCTTTGGCATGGCCGGTTCCATCATTTCGCTGTTTATTTCCAAATGGATGGCCAAGCGCTCTACCGGCACGGTGGTTATCGAAACGCCCTCCAACGCTACCGAACAGTGGCTTGTCGATACCGTGGCCGAGCTTGCCGGCAAGGCTGGCATCAAGACGCCGGAAGTGGGAATTTTTCCCGCTGAGCAGTCCAACGCCTTTGCCACCGGCTGGAACAAGGATGATGCGCTGGTGGCGGTGTCTGCGGGATTGTTGAACCGCATGCGCCCGGAAGAAGTCCGCGCCGTACTGGCGCATGAAATCGGCCACGTGGCCAATGGCGACATGGTGACGCTGGCGCTGATTCAGGGCGTGGTGAATACCTTCGTGATGTTTTTTGCCCGCATCGTCGCCCATCTGGTCGACCAGTTCCTGCGTAGCCGCAGCAACGGCAACGGCGGCCTGGGTTTTTTCGGCTATTTTGCCGTGGTGATAGTGGCCGAAATTGTCTTTGGCATCGCAGCCTCGACGATTGTTGCCTGGTTTTCGCGCTTGCGTGAATACCGCGCCGATGAAGCCGGCGCGCGTCTGGCCGGAAGCGACGCGATGATCAACGCACTCGCGCGGCTGCAAGCCGAAACCCAGGCCCCCGACCAAATGCCGGATACCCTGCGCGCCATGGCGATAACCCAGGGCCAGACCCGATCGCTGATGGAAAAACTCCTTGCCAGCCACCCGCCGCTGGATGAGCGCATTCGCGCCCTCAAGGAAGCGGCGTACCGCCAGTAG